A region from the Vicia villosa cultivar HV-30 ecotype Madison, WI linkage group LG3, Vvil1.0, whole genome shotgun sequence genome encodes:
- the LOC131661162 gene encoding developmentally-regulated G-protein 3, which translates to MATVMQKIKDIEDEMAKTQKNKATAHHLGLLKAKLAKLRRELLTPTTKGGGGAGEGFDVTKSGDARVGLVGFPSVGKSTLLNKLTGTFSEVASYEFTTLTCIPGVITYRGAKIQLLDLPGIIEGAKDGKGRGRQVISTARTCNCILIVLDAIKPITHKRLIEKELEGFGIRLNKEPPNLTFRRKEKGGINFTSTATNTHLDLDTVKAICSEYRIHNADITLRYDATADDLIDVIEGSRIYTPCIYVVNKIDQITLEELEILDKLPHYCPVSAHLEWNLDGLLDKVWEYLCLTRIYTKPKGMNPDYEDPVILSSKKKTVEDFCDRIHKDMLKQFKYALVWGSSAKHKPQRVGKEHELEDEDVVQIIKKV; encoded by the exons ATGGCGACGGTAATGCAGAAAATCAAAGATATCGAAGATGAG ATGGCCAAGACTCAAAAGAACAAGGCTACTGCTCATCATTTAGGGTTACTGAAG GCCAAACTTGCTAAACTGCGGAGGGAGCTCCTTACCCCTACAACTAAGGGAGGTGGAGGTGCTGGCGAAGGTTTTGATGTTACTAAAAGTGGAGATGCTAGAGTCGGTCTCGTGGGCTTCCCTTCAGTTGGCAAGTCTACTCTGCTGAATAAATTGACTGGGACATTTTCAGAG GTTGCTTCATATGAGTTCACTACCTTGACATGCATACCAGGTGTGATCACATATCGTGGAGCTAAAATTCAG TTGCTGGATCTCCCTGGAATTATTGAGGGTGCCAAGGATGGAAAGGGTAGAGGAAGGCAG GTTATTAGTACTGCAAGGACATGTAATTGCATTTTAATTGTTCTCGATGCAATAAAACCAATAACTCATAAGCGTCTTATTGAGAAAGAGCTAGAAGGATTTGGTATAAG ATTAAACAAAGAACCTCCAAACCTGACTTTTAGGAGGAAAGAGAAGGGTGGGATTAATTTCACCTCAACTGCTACAAACACCCATCTGGATCTCGATACTGTGAAGGCTATATGTAGCGAGTACAGAATTCATAATGCAGATATTACTCTAAGGTATGATGCCACTGCTGATGACCTTATAGATGTCATTGAGGGCAGTAGAATATATACACCCTGCATCTATGTTGTGAACAAGATTGATCAGATCACACTTGAGGAACTGGAGATCTTGGATAAGCTGCCTCATTACTGCCCTGTCAG TGCACACCTGGAGTGGAATCTTGATGGGCTTCTGGATAAAGTTTGGGAGTATCTCTGTTTAACTCGTATTTATACTAAACCGAAAGGTATGAATCCTGATTATGAAGACCCTGTAATATTGTCGTCTAAGAAGAAGACAGTTGAAGATTTCTGCGACCGTATTCACAAGGACATGCTTAAACAGTTTAAGTA TGCTCTGGTCTGGGGTTCAAGTGCAAAACACAAGCCTCAAAGAGTCGGCAAG GAAcatgagcttgaagatgaagacgtTGTTCAGATTATCAAGAAAGTGTAA